A window of Diospyros lotus cultivar Yz01 chromosome 14, ASM1463336v1, whole genome shotgun sequence contains these coding sequences:
- the LOC127790698 gene encoding cytosolic sulfotransferase 12-like — translation MTLSKAPISSVISYFMLTSGQVIPLPPAPKYLQEDDLTLECRQLLPSLPREPGWIASSLYQYQGFWYASRQLQEVLECQQHFQARDSDVLLVTTPKSGTTWLKAIVFAIVNREAFPPAAAEHHPLLVNNPHDLVPFLERKFYVDKNVPDLASLASPRLLSTHLPNSSLPESVKSSACKLVYLCRNPMDTFVSLWHFTNELRPKNLGDHSLEDSFDRFCRGASLCGPFWDHVLGYWEESLEKPQKVLVLTYEEMKENPNLYVRKLAEFLGCPFSQEEDASGLVDEVVKLCSFGNLSNLEVNKNGKLSSGVENRVFFRRGEVGDWKNLLTAEMLDTMEKISEEKLGKSGMKFRVS, via the coding sequence ATGACCCTAAGCAAAGCTCCAATTAGTTCTGTCATCAGCTACTTCATGCTAACATCCGGCCAAGTGATCCCTCTTCCTCCTGCTCCCAAGTACTTGCAAGAAGATGATTTAACCCTAGAATGCCGGCAACTTCTGCCTTCACTTCCTCGGGAACCCGGCTGGATTGCGTCGAGCCTCTATCAATACCAGGGCTTCTGGTACGCGTCCCGTCAGCTGCAAGAAGTCCTGGAATGCCAACAACACTTCCAAGCTCGCGACTCGGACGTTCTCCTTGTCACCACTCCCAAATCCGGCACCACTTGGCTTAAGGCTATCGTGTTCGCTATAGTGAACCGGGAGGCTTTCCCTCCTGCAGCCGCCGAGCACCACCCCTTGCTCGTAAACAATCCTCATGACCTCGTACCCTTCTTGGAACGGAAGTTCTACGTCGACAAAAATGTCCCGGATCTCGCCTCATTGGCGTCTCCGAGGCTGCTTTCGACCCATTTGCCAAACTCATCTCTTCCAGAATCTGTCAAGAGCTCGGCTTGCAAGCTTGTATATCTATGCAGGAACCCTATGGACACTTTTGTTTCGCTTTGGCACTTCACAAACGAGCTAAGGCCCAAGAATCTTGGGGACCATTCGCTTGAAGACAGCTTTGATAGGTTTTGCAGGGGAGCGAGCCTTTGTGGACCCTTTTGGGACCATGTACTAGGTTATTGGGAGGAAAGCTTGGAAAAGCCCCAGAAAGTGCTTGTTTTGACGTACGAGGAgatgaaagaaaatcccaaccttTACGTGAGGAAACTGGCTGAGTTTCTGGGCTGCCCATTTTCCCAGGAAGAAGACGCATCGGGGCTAGTAGATGAGGTTGTGAAACTCTGTAGTTTTGGCAACTTGAGTAATCTGGAGGTGAACAAGAACGGGAAGTTGTCGTCTGGGGTGGAGAATAGAGTGTTTTTCCGACGGGGAGAGGTGGGCGACTGGAAGAATTTATTGACGGCGGAGATGTTAGACACGATGGAGAAGATCAGCGAGGAGAAGTTGGGGAAATCGGGGATGAAATTCCGTGTTTCTTAA